In Vigna angularis cultivar LongXiaoDou No.4 chromosome 8, ASM1680809v1, whole genome shotgun sequence, one DNA window encodes the following:
- the LOC108344390 gene encoding pentatricopeptide repeat-containing protein At2g13600 codes for MPLREIISWTTMINAFSQKGDIDMARQCFDIMPERNVITWNSMLSTYVQHGFTEEGIKLYVLMMKSKEVKPDWVTFATSIRACADLAIVKLGTQVISHAMKFGLSSDVSVANNIVTMYSRCRQVKEAQYVFDSIYVKSLISWNAMMATFAQNGLDNKVIETFEDMLRTGCKPDHISYVAVLSGCSHIVLVAEGKHYYESMTQVFAISPTNEHFACMVDLLGRAGLLDQAKNLIDGMPFYPNATVWSALLGACRIHHDSRLAETAMKKLMELNVEDSGGYVLLANMYAESGELENVADMRKLMKVKGIRKSPGCSWIEVDNRVHVFTADYTSHPQIKEVYIKLEEMMKKVEDTGRYVSVVSFAHRSVSVTRGTKSVMC; via the coding sequence ATGCCGCTTAGAGAAATCATATCATGGACAACCATGATCAATGCATTCTCTCAAAAGGGAGACATTGACATGGCACGCCAATGTTTTGATATTATGCCTGAGCGAAACGTCATAACTTGGAATTCCATGTTAAGCACATATGTCCAACATGGGTTTACAGAAGAAGggataaaattatatgttttgatgatgaaaagCAAAGAAGTTAAACCGGATTGGGTCACTTTTGCAACCTCTATCCGGGCATGTGCTGACTTGGCAATTGTAAAACTTGGGACACAAGTCATATCTCATGCCATGAAGTTTGGGCTCAGTTCGGATGTTTCTGTTGCAAATAATATTGTCACTATGTATTCAAGATGTAGGCAAGTCAAAGAAGCACAATATGTTTTTGACTCAATATATGTGAAAAGCCTGATATCCTGGAATGCCATGATGGCAACATTTGCACAAAATGGTTTAGACAACAAAGTAATTGAAACATTTGAGGATATGTTGAGGACAGGGTGCAAACCTGACCATATAAGCTACGTTGCTGTTTTATCTGGGTGCAGCCACATAGTGCTTGTAGCTGAAGGGAAACATTATTACGAGTCCATGACTCAAGTGTTTGCCATTTCTCCAACAAATGAGCACTTTGCTTGTATGGTAGATCTGCTTGGTCGAGCAGGGTTACTAGACCAGGCCAAGAATTTAATAGATGGAATGCCTTTTTATCCAAATGCCACAGTTTGGAGTGCTCTACTAGGAGCATGCCGAATCCATCATGATTCAAGACTAGCTGAAACAGCCATGAAGAAGTTGATGGAATTAAATGTTGAAGATTCTGGAGGTTATGTTCTTCTAGCAAATATGTACGCCGAGTCAGGGGAGTTAGAAAATGTTGCTGATATGAGAAAGTTGATGAAAGTTAAAGGAATTCGAAAGAGTCCAGGTTGTAGCTGGATTGAGGTTGATAATAGGGTACATGTGTTCACTGCAGATTATACCAGTCATCCACAGATAAAGGAGGTTTATATAAAACTGGAGGAGATGATGAAGAAAGTAGAAGATACTGGAAGATATGTTAGTGTTGTCTCTTTTGCTCATAGGAGTGTTAGTGTGACACGTGGCACTAAAAGTGTCATGTGTtag